The Toxoplasma gondii ME49 chromosome XI, whole genome shotgun sequence region GTTCCCACAAATCAAAGGATTCCTCGTTCAAGTTGCTCTTTGTCGGGGGCTCTCCAACCGCTGTTGCGGGGTTAGGCTCGACAGCAGGGGGTTTTGTTTCACTCGCATTATCACAGGGAACCAGGAAATACTTTGcggtttcctttctttcagttagacgttttcctctttccacCTGCCACCTCCAGATTCTCTCGTACGACGCGCTCTGCCCGTCTCGACCTTCTGCCGAATCCGCAGCTCGCGGGTGACGAGAGTCTCTTCCAACGGGGTGGGCCTCTAGTAAATTAGACTGTGAAGCGAAGCTGGAAACAGTCTCTTTGAAAGTGTGACACCAGCAATGACACCCATCCAGACGCCGTTGTTTTTGCGCGCAAGATGAGACAGAACGGGAGACGGGTTCGAATCGAGTGTCAGGAGCGGCTGCGGTTCCTTCCCTTCCGCTCTTTGAGCTTGTGAGAGGCTCTTTACCGTGTCCCCGGTATCCATCTGTACTCACGGATTCTACGGCATCACCATTTTCCTCATCTACCTCGCTACTCTCAAGTGTGTTGTTCCGCTGGCTCCTTTTTCCCTGGTGGGCGTCCCCCTTCTCGACCTGAGCAACATCTGAAACACTTTTCGTGCACTTCGTTTGACAATGAGGGAAACTCGTAgagctttcttctgcgtctgctttcGTAAAGTTTGTTTCCTTCCCGCCAGTGCCAGGTCCCGTTTCTGGGACCTTGGCGGTTCTACAGAGACAGCACGGAGCTTGGAGTTCACCCTGCCACAAAACAACTGGGAAAAGACGACTAGGGAAGTGGGCAAAGTGGAAAGCGCTTAAAAGTGTGCTGGCTAGCTGGTTGTCCCGGTACGACGCCACGCTCCATGAAATGCGAACTGGCAGTTCTTTCTCGATCTCGGATCCAATGGGAGCGAAAGAGCAAGACACGCGCTGGTGTGCCTTCGTTCTGCCGCATGCATCCATGTTTGCAGTCGAGTTCCCGTCTGACGTTGCTGACAAAGTGAAAACCTGTTGAATCGCCGAGAGATGGTTGAGTCGATTCCACCGAAAAGGCAGCCCTTGTCATATCTTGTCCTCCAAATGAGCTGTATGAAGGCAACAGGGTGCCGGGGTTGACATGCGTTGAAGCTACCACCGGAAGCATCGTGTCTTTTCTGAAAGAATCGCGTCCTACTGAGGGGGCTGGGCTTGGGCGATTCTCTGAGAAATATTGGCAATgcaaaacagaagaagcaaccgTTTCGTCAACTTTCAATCGACGGATAAGCACAGGGGGGCTCACCAATGAAGAAACAGAATGAGACGGCAGCcgggtctctgtctccagcaCAGAGACACGCAGCGCTGGGGCTGCAGCCGCGTGGCAGATCCCATGacagggaaaacgaaaaggtATCGCAGTGTTTGTGTAGAAGCTAGCGGGTGAACCACAGCCGCCAAAGGATTTTGAATGTGAttcgcagaagaaaacagggaacaaaagaagaaacagactaAGTGTGTAATGAGGTCGATTGATTCGGGAGACCGGCTGTTGCTCATCAGTGGCGGCGAAGATTCTCGATGAAGGTGGGAGAGTGGGGCATAGTGGGCGTGTTTGCAGCTTAGGTTGAGAATAAAAACCAATGTTAGCCAGCGGCATTCCAAAGGAAGAGGATGGGCATCGTAGTGATGCGATGAGGAAGTAAAAGAGCTTCCTCTTGAGTCTGTTTCGTTGGTTTTTTCTGGTGTATGATCTCCGAGGCGTTGACTCCGATCCCCGCTGTGATTTTTCGGAACACTCTTGATGGGCGGGCGTGCTAGGGGAAAATTCGTACCGTGTTGCTCGATGGACACGCGACACAAAAACGTCATTTCAGGCAAACGAACACTTCAGGTCTGAATGGCAGAGAAGATTTCAATCCACGGACAAACGTGAGAGGAAAGGGGTCCCTGTCGTGTCCTTTGAGCTTGGCGGCGCTTGTGGGCAGGGGGGGTGCCCACCTGCCCGCTAAGGTGTCTGGGTTTTTTTCCAGCAAGTTGTATTTTGACAAGGAAAAGACAtcttttcgttttcatcAGTGAAATGAAGTCACATGTCTGCAACCGGTCACGCTGCGGCACCGTGTCCCCCGGTGCTCTGTGCACTTCGTTGGCTGCGTACTGAGTGTACACGTAACGCATGGGCAACTATAACTTTTTCGTCTGTGTGAGGCTGGGGCTCTTTGCGACTTTATTGTGTAAAAACATATTCGCACAGGGACAAAGTAAGATTAAGGTACCGGCACTGTTGCCTCATCTGTTCCGTGGAGACTTCGGTACGTGTATGGATAGCATGAGTGTCCCGGCACAAATCAGCAGCGAAGTACGTGTGACGGTAATTGAGAACTGTGTTCTGTGCGCCAAGAATCAAAGGGCTGGCCAGTGAAAATGAGTTTGTCGTGTGTTTCCGATCATTTGCTCGGAGGAACATGCCCTGTTTTCAATGATGAGTCTGTGCCCCTCGCCGCTGAGCGGCGGTCCCCGACAATTTCGGTGTTTGTGGCCCACCTGGGCAACAAGCAAGAGGAGATTGAATATGGGGAATGGTGGCAAACTGTCATCCTtgctctgaagaagacaggggaTGAGGCTACTACGCCTGACCAACTATATCTCCTTGCATCAGCACTGTACTTCCCTTTCACTCAATTCCCCCCTTCTACGGTAAGCCCAACACCTCACTGACAGCTCATGATGTTAATTAGAACCCCTTAGCGCCAAAGCTTGTCAGTCTAATCGCGCCTACGACCTGTATTGGTTGCGGGATCCCTTGTCAGTGAGCAACAAGTGAAAGCCTTGTCGGGAACAGAAAATCTATCTCCGCGTACTATCGTATCAACATTTTTAACATGTGTCACAGCAAACCGAAACAGCACAGGGTTCAGATAAGCAACGATGCATCAGGCATTGTGTATCTGCCGGCGTCTGTAGTGTGTAAAACGGAAAACGGTAGTAGTAGGTATGTCCTGGGGATTGAATTAGCAGACAAACGATGGAGCTTCTTAGAAAAGCGCTGAATTGGAAAGTTCGAGCTTTCTCGTCGAGGCCTCTCAACCTCCTCAGCGCTTCGTTCAGCTGTTTGTTTCTTCAACCAGACGTGGGCGGCCGACAGCTCTGGCTAGTTGTCGCCTGCTTGTAGATGCACTGGCATTTTTATTTCACTTTGTTTCACGAACGTCGTTGCAGCGCCTCTGCATCGCTCTATCGCACATAATGGCAGTGCGAGGCTTTGTAGTACTCAGCCACTGGCTCGTGAGTCTTCATAGATTACCATATTTCAGAAGCGCTGTCGTCGCACTACTCTTCTGCACCACAGATGTTAGTGTCAGTCAAAGAAGTATTCTGATACCAAAAGAGCTGAGAGATGGCATCGTCCTCAAAGATGGCGCCCTGACACAGCCTTTGGGGCATTATTTTaattcgttttctgtcgaagGACCACCACCTCCCGAGAGCGGCAGTAGCACGTCGACGGAGGGACCCCGTCGAGTGGTGACGgagaagcaaaacatgaATTATTTGGCTTCACCAGTTTATCCTTCGCAGCATGAGGCACTACTAACGAGGGATACAGTCCAAATCCAAGCAGAAGGCTGGCGTGCCAGTCCACAACGCCTTGCGGTCTCAGAAAAGCAAAGCACGGCTCATCTGGCTTCACCAGAATATGGTTGGCAGCACGAGGCAGTACCAACGAGGACTACAAACAATGTCCCAGCAGAAATTCGGCTTTCAAGACCGGAACAGCTTCTCTTTCCGGACGACAGGCCAGGAGCTGCCCCGCTCGGTCAGCATCCCTTAGTAGGTGGTCAGGGTCTTGTTGCTGAGATGTTGAAGGCTGTTGCAGTCCCTGTAAGACCAAGCATCCTACAATCACTGCAAAGGGTTTCTGGGATCCCACTAGGCGTCACAACCCCGGAAGCCGCTGTAGCCGCCAGAGGAATCAACAGCGAATCCCCCTATTTGCTGGAGTCGTCGCCCGAGTGGATGACCCACGAAAGAGGTTATCAGCAGCCACAAGTGCAAGAAACCTCCAGGGTTCCTCCAGACGGGGAGACGTTTGCTCCCTTCACGCCTATTCTTGTGTCAGCAATTTTGAACAAGCTGCCGCCAAGATTTCGGCCCCACAGTGGACCCAATCAACCTGTGGTGCGATTGCAGGACGAATCCTCGTTGCTGGATGATATCTTGTTGATATTCGCTCGTCTGGTGCCTCTCTCAGCTCAGAGCGAGTTTGCGGCTGGACCTCCTTCTACCATACCACAGCAGACACAACTCCAGTTGGTAAATGCGATTGCGGGTGTGCTGTCTGGTCGGTTCCCTGCCAGGATTGTCGAACACGTTCTCGGTTTGGTACAGAGGAGCAACAGGACAGGCACAAGCAATGAGGGTCCCCCCGGAGATAACAGTGTGCCCCTTGTAATCAATAGCGTGGGCTCGTTACCAATCCATTTAGTATCAGGCAGGCTAGGTTCTGTCGCGGGCCGTGTGAAACCTCTAAATGTGTCGTCTGTAGATGGCTCCGAAAGACCCATCATGccatctcctcttctcccgacCGCACAGCAAGGTGTCCAACGAACTGCCCACGTGTTCCCGGTTTTGCATTCAACTTTTCATTCTTTTCTTCCAAGGGGTTCGCTGGATTTTCCCCAGCCCCAGGCTCCAACAGGTGAGCCCGCTCGAGCCGGAATGCGCGAAGAAGAATTCTTAAACTATATGTCCATGCAGCCACCTGGAGCCGCACCGCACAACCAAGGCTATGACAGAACCTTAACTCTGCGGTCGCCCCAGTTTAATGGGGGATCCATCACCAGTGCGTCTCAGATTCAAAATGGGGAAACGGCACATATCGGAGCCGTACCTCCGGAAGGGGGCGTTGAGCGACAGGAGCTTCTCGCCATTGGTGTCCTCCCGGAGTTTTCTAACCCAAACGACACTCGCGGTGACTCGGAGAATGTGTCTGTCTATGAAATGGAGAACTACCAGCAACCTTTACGCAACGCCGCGTCTCCAGAGGAAGCTCATGAAGCCGAGCGTACTGCTGGAGCCGCAGCGACCGCAGCAGTTCGAATAAAGGGAGGTTTCGCACCAGAAAGAATAATTGGAAAAGAGGCGTCAAGCACCGTTCGAATGGAAAACAACACCAGGGACCAGGTGGGAAGCATGGGACCCGGGGTGAGAGGAGAACGCCTAAGTGAAGAACACAGTGACGATTTTGCCTCCTCCTGGTCTGCATGGCAACGCGGCGAGTCGCCGATAGATAAAGTTGCGACTGGTCCGGAGGGATCCGTTAAGGGCGAGAGAGTACAAGAGAACGGACCCTTAGGTGAAAGTCGTAGCGCGATTGCCAATGGCGGGCAAGAACAGGCCAATGAAATTAACATCAGAGACGGCTACGCGCGAGACGAACCTTATGCAAGCAATGGTGAAGAGCTGAATTCCACAGAGGAAGATGATTCAGAAGACGTGCATGAGGAAGAACCGCCTGACGAAGAACTCGAGGATCCTTATGGTGGCTGGGACGATCCTCGGGATCGAGATCTAGGTACTCCGTCcgacggagacggagacagcagttATGGCTCTCTACTGCCAAGTATCACTGGCTTGATATTTAAGTTTTTCCCGCTTCCCGAGTGGCTTACGCTCAGCCCGGATGATGTTCCGGCATTCGACTGGAAGCGTGTATTCAATGATTACTTGCCAGGAGTAACGAAGCTCAGTCATGCCATTGACATGGCTGATGAGGTGATCTACAATGAATACTGCAACCGCTCGGTGCTTGGAGGTGAGCTGACGATTGATGCTTCATTTGAAATCATGGGGGACGCCTTTTCTGTTGATGATGATACGGAGGACGCGTCTTTCCCCATGAGCTTCGGTGAAGCTCGAAAGCTACCATTGGTACCGGTGGAGATAGAAGACGAATTCGACAAATGCGTCAACTTCTACAAAAATCGCACGCGGGATTATGTTGAGGAATACAGACAGGAGTGTGACGATGTGTGGGACGACCCAAAAGCGCCGGGGGGCAGTCGGCTGCGACCGTTGACAATCGACGATGTAACGACTTGTTTTCTCAAGAAATACGACGTGGGCCGGCGTTGGTTCAACGAGCTTTTCTTCCAGCCGTGGTTCAATCTTCTGAACCAGACGTCCTACCTATCCCAAGCTGTCGATACCGCCATGGCTGAGTTCGCATACAATAGGTGGTTGTTTCCTGCTGCGTATGCAGCAGCAAACTTCGGAACATGGCGCGCCTGCATCGAAAGGCGAGACTGCTTCGACGGGGAAGAGTGTGTCCCCGCCCTACCGGCCATTTACGGATTCGTTCTAAGTTTCTGTCAACGCACAGCAGATTCCATGATGCGTGACCCCATAACAGGCGTCCCCTTGGCCGAACGATTTACAGACGTGGGTTTCGATGGCTTGCCAGCAATCTCGAACAAGCACGTTGGGCCACCAGTGTAATCCACTGTGCGTCCGATGTAAACAGTCTGCCCTTTCCCTCCAATTATCCTGGACATTTATGTGTGTTCTGGCCATGGGAGACAGCAACGGTGGCAGGTGGCTCCACGCGGCAGAAGATGCGTTAATCTGAATCAGGCGAGTAAACATCTGTTTGTTTTTCAAATACAAGCCGGCTCAGCGCTGAACAAACCTATTATCCGAAGAGCTGAGAATATTAACCCGTTTTGTTGACTAGCTGAACACGGTGAACACCTGGAACGCCAGGCGATGCAAGGGCTTTGCCTCTGTGAGactttgtgttttttgtAGAAATCCCGAACATTTACCGAGTGAATTGGGTCAGGCACCCCGTCAACCTCTTATGGCAAGCGTGCCTGCTAGACAGAATTGAGGCAGTGTGGACGCCTATTACAGAACCGTATGTGCACGCGCCTTATAGGAAGGACGTGACACACGAACGTCCCCGGCGACAACAGATCCGATGTATAACCTCTATGAATCGTCAAATCACTTCGAGTGATTTCTTTATATTGCCTTGTCGGTACACTCTAGCACCGAATTCTACATCGACTGATTCGGCAACAGAAGGCTTCAGTGTTAATTACTCGTAGTCCTGACTTCCACATGCTACCATAGCCCATGTTTATTTCGATGTCCTAGTAAACGGTGTCCAAGAGAACGGTGGCTCGTAGCAAACGCGCAGCTGCTTAAGCGAAAAGAACGGAGCTGCGGGGTCTTGCGAGTCTTTTCCGGTCCTCAGAATTCAGTTACTGTACCACTGGAGACGAGGACGTGTACAGCAAGTGGATTTCTCCCGACTACAGTTGCGTCGGGTATTTTGTGTGCTCGGAACCAAACCAACTGATAAGGTGATGGGGGGACGCAAGAGGTGGAGGCAGTACGCAGTAGGACGTTCACACCGTCGTTTCAGTGAGGGGGAAACAACAGTCTAGCACGGCAGCAGAGACATCTCATGAAATGCCAGGTAATTCTACAGTCgcgcctcccttctctggCTATGTCAAGCATGCCACACTGGATAGTTGAGAAGACTGGTTTTGTTTCATCGGCTCCCCCGGCCGAAGTACGAAAATAAGCTTCAATGGAAGAATGCACAGATGCACTAAGGTTCCGTCATGACTTCGGAAGAGCCTCAGCTTCTTGGCAATCGACTACTCCGTATCCCGCAAGATTTATCTGCGCGCTAGTTTGATAGTGTGATGGACATGCTCTTGGTAAACGTCATTCTCAGATGCACGCTTTATCTTACGATGCCTGTCAGTCTAGAAGTTGGTACGCAGGTGTATATCTCGGCTGTGATAGTTATTATTGATAATCCTACAGGTACGAGGACACTTTGAACGCCACATGATACGCTAGAAAACACCACTGAAGTACGATAGGAAGAGGTTGCGTTGATGGGAGCACGGACATGAAAATCCAACACTTCTAGTTGTCTGAAGCAGTCTAGCGTGGTGGTGGAGCAAAGCACTCTTCGGCCATGGGCGACTTTATTTCCCCAACCTTGGAAATACAGGTGTTGAGTATGTGGTCCCACACTGCCATGCACGAAAGAGCGCCCGGACGTCTTTTCAGAAATACTGTGGATGGAAGCTTTTTTGATTTCTATGAACGGAGTTACATATTCGATTATCTCCATTTCCACTATTTGTAGGACGTTAGCGATAAAACGTGTTCAGTGTAAAGTCTAAACGTAATGCAGGTTTATCACAAAAAGCATCTTTCACAATCGTGGATACGGAACTTTAAGCAAGTCCATTCGCTGACACGCCGGCTGCTGCGATCAAATATATGTCACTCCT contains the following coding sequences:
- a CDS encoding hypothetical protein (encoded by transcript TGME49_315900) gives rise to the protein MAVRGFVVLSHWLVSLHRLPYFRSAVVALLFCTTDVSVSQRSILIPKELRDGIVLKDGALTQPLGHYFNSFSVEGPPPPESGSSTSTEGPRRVVTEKQNMNYLASPVYPSQHEALLTRDTVQIQAEGWRASPQRLAVSEKQSTAHLASPEYGWQHEAVPTRTTNNVPAEIRLSRPEQLLFPDDRPGAAPLGQHPLVGGQGLVAEMLKAVAVPVRPSILQSLQRVSGIPLGVTTPEAAVAARGINSESPYLLESSPEWMTHERGYQQPQVQETSRVPPDGETFAPFTPILVSAILNKLPPRFRPHSGPNQPVVRLQDESSLLDDILLIFARLVPLSAQSEFAAGPPSTIPQQTQLQLVNAIAGVLSGRFPARIVEHVLGLVQRSNRTGTSNEGPPGDNSVPLVINSVGSLPIHLVSGRLGSVAGRVKPLNVSSVDGSERPIMPSPLLPTAQQGVQRTAHVFPVLHSTFHSFLPRGSLDFPQPQAPTGEPARAGMREEEFLNYMSMQPPGAAPHNQGYDRTLTLRSPQFNGGSITSASQIQNGETAHIGAVPPEGGVERQELLAIGVLPEFSNPNDTRGDSENVSVYEMENYQQPLRNAASPEEAHEAERTAGAAATAAVRIKGGFAPERIIGKEASSTVRMENNTRDQVGSMGPGVRGERLSEEHSDDFASSWSAWQRGESPIDKVATGPEGSVKGERVQENGPLGESRSAIANGGQEQANEINIRDGYARDEPYASNGEELNSTEEDDSEDVHEEEPPDEELEDPYGGWDDPRDRDLGTPSDGDGDSSYGSLLPSITGLIFKFFPLPEWLTLSPDDVPAFDWKRVFNDYLPGVTKLSHAIDMADEVIYNEYCNRSVLGGELTIDASFEIMGDAFSVDDDTEDASFPMSFGEARKLPLVPVEIEDEFDKCVNFYKNRTRDYVEEYRQECDDVWDDPKAPGGSRLRPLTIDDVTTCFLKKYDVGRRWFNELFFQPWFNLLNQTSYLSQAVDTAMAEFAYNRWLFPAAYAAANFGTWRACIERRDCFDGEECVPALPAIYGFVLSFCQRTADSMMRDPITGVPLAERFTDVGFDGLPAISNKHVGPPV